Genomic window (Nicotiana sylvestris chromosome 7, ASM39365v2, whole genome shotgun sequence):
TTGAGGCCAAATGGCATTACtttgtaacagtaagtccccctatctgttataaatgaagttttttcctcatctaggggatccattttgatttgattatatcctgaatatgcatgtaaaaaacttaacaattcatgtcctacagtagcatcaattagttgatctatatgtggtaacggaaaagaatctttaggacaagctttgtttAGGTCAGTGTAATCTACACAAAGTCGCCATTTACCATTATTTTTTGGTACTACTACAGTATTAGCTAATCAactaggatactttacctcacgatAGAcccatttttaaaagtttttgcacctcatcttgaatcacctgatttttgaaagatccctgctttcttttcttttgtttgataggTGTATATGATGGATCTTCACTTAACTTATGAGTCATTACTTCCGGaggtattcctgtcatatcagaatgggaccacgcaaaacaatccacgttagttttcaaaaattcaattaacttacctttcgTTTCGTGACTTAGGTTGGCTCCAatgtagactttcctttcaggccatTGTAAGAATAGTTCTACAGCCTCCAATTCTTCAATCGTCattttgatgttttcattttcttcCGGTTCTTGGATGGAATCAAGCCTCGAGTCTACATCTGTCTGCCCATGTTCAGTTGAGGCTTGTGTTGCAGCATCCTCAACTAaattctgtaattgctatttttcttcattttttgggcTTGAATCTGCTACGGAGTTGATGCTCCTAGATGTCTGTTGATCACCACGGATTTGATGTATCCCCCATTGTGaagggaatttaataacttgatgcagagtagatggaACATCATCCatttcatgaatccatggtcTACCGAGAATCATATTATAAGCCATATCCATTTCTACCACCTGAAATTTCGTATCTTTGACAACTCCCTCTGCGAATGTTGTAAGTACTACCTCCCCTTTTGTTACGACGCTTGAATTATCAAAGCCAGATAAAGTATGCGCCTTGGGTACCAGCTTATCTTCAGTTTGCATCTCAtttaatactcttagcaaaatgaTGTTCacggagctacctggatcaatcaaaactcgtttcatgttagtgtcatgtacaagtagagatattaTCAGTGCATTGTTGTGTggagtgtagacatgtgatttttgaccctccccaagattttttatattttagcacgtaaatatttaatttaggcctaatatagctatttcaactcatttttactcttttacttttattttattacaaaaaaacagaaattacaaaaaataggctcattaatattttgtagtcaatttttatcttgaaaaataccaaaaaaatagttttgatttaatggtcagtcttttttctttaataattatttttacttaagtagagcaaattaatatttttgataatacttttagttaattaagctaattttaaacataactagtcataaaggcccaagtttctagcccattccttaagctcaatatccaatactcagaagacctagtctgatgaactttctcttaggatagaaatcttggtctgatgaattttctcctaaggtaaaacctagtctgatgaactttctcctaggatagatgtcttactctgatgaatttttctcctaagatagaaaacttagtctgatgaatttttctcctaatatagaaaacctagtctgatgaattttctcctaggatcaaaatcttagtctgctgaattttctcctaggataaacatcttagttagatgaatctttctcctaagataccaaaaaaaacaaaaaataagggaaaaaggacctagtctgatgaattttctcctaggattaacgtcttagtctgatgaatctttcttctaagatagaaaacttagtctgacgaattttctcctaggatattttgaaaaaaaagaagtctaaatttgaaaaaagagaggggtcaatttttagttttcttaagttatcaatgtttagttttcttgcAATCAGGGGTCCCGCAAGCTTACTTTATAGTTTTTCGCAGGCTCAATCACTTTTAGGAGAcgtacatcctagtctagtctttagtttaatcattgcatcaatagtataagtggtttacaatattgctaacaactcacaaatcttcctagtgcaaactggggaagaaagtttcgtttgttttgttggttttgattgcaggcacccacatggaaaaaaagggaacacagaaagtttcagcaatcaggcgctcacctggagaacaagggaaaacggttccagtttcaaaggaagacaggtcaagttcagtaatcaggtgcccacctggagaacaagggaagatagttcaagtttcaaggaaaagcaattttgaaggaagacagttcaagtttcaagggaaaacagttcgagtttcatgggaaaacagttcaagtttcaaaggaagtcagttcaagttcagcaatcaggcgcccacctggaaaaaaagggaatacaattcaaaatgcaattcaggtcagcaacaaaagaagctcgtgtcaagaatgcgagtcagcagtccgagatgatcaacagaagtttgtcacaatccaaaaaaaaatgaaaaaaaacaacaacaaaaagaaagataaaaagtgaatccaaatgtagaagttaatgaaagatgtgagctgctcaagacagggctgaggtcacaagctctgcatttcccgtcttggtttgaaaagctgaagaagattaaaccaacacctgcggctaacaagcatcaagattcagatcagggtccgcatgaagaaccaaccaagactcaagatcaagtttcagaagactcatagataggaatcttgtaactggtagctgataggcttagttagtcttttttatttttggttttgatgtaataacgggaccgcggaccggaacctcagtggaacggcacctcgaccggctctccacctcagtatactccatcactaTTTTTACTtctaaactacacgtggcctgattcttttatagacaaggatatgtaggcagctcagataccagggttcggtcacattttcctttcttttagcttTCGGTTTCCCTAaaataagggtcaggtcaaaaaacctgtctagtcattctttgtctgaaaactcttcgcgtttccagtcaaagaggggcagctgtagagatgtgatttttgaccctccccaagattttttatattttagcacgtaaaatatttaatttaggcctaatatagctatttcaactcatttttattcttttacttttattttattacaagaaaacggaaattaaaaaaataggctcattaatgttttgtagtcaacttttatcttgaaaaataccaaaaatattgttttgatttaatggtcagtcttttttctttaataattatttttacttaagtagagcaaattaatatttttgataatacttttagttaattaagctaattttaaacATAGCTAGTCATAAAGGCCTAGGTTTCAAGCCCATTCCTTAAGCTCAATATccaatacccattaagctaatcctagggactcttctagactcttctttaaaacaaaaataaataaaaagactcGAAGGACCTAAGAGCAAATACACAAAATATAAACCTAGACTCTAGGACCTAGATATATAGACCTAACGCCTAATAAgcttgaaaaaaaagagaagaggaggAGCGGCGATtccaaaaaaggaaaagaagaacacCATCCATTTCAGTAGCTAAAGTTTTTTAGCCATTTTGATTTTCTCGTAAACAAGACCAAAAGGAGACCCAAAAATCGAGATGGCCATTCTTGAATTCTCAAAACACACACACGACAAAGAATATAAGCTTTTCTGAAGAACAAAAATCGAGATGGCCATTCTTCAATTTTGTACATAGACACTATTCTGATCTACACTGAAATCTGAGGCATCCGTCGAGGTCGCCGGTGAGGTATTTATAATTTTTACCCCTTTGATCTTCCTATGATTTTTGAGTATCAGTAATTGTATTGTTGAAGAACTGAAGTCGTATTTGGACCGTTGGAACTGTCTGCCTGCTTGTTCTGTGTATAAATGGATCTATATTTTGTTGAGATACATGACAATTGTGTGTTCCACTTGCTCTACTGTTATGCGATTGATCACTTTTCTAATGTTTGAGAATTGGCTAATCGTGTGACTCTTACGAAAGGTTGGTTGTTGCTTCTTGGCAGTGATTCGTTGGTTTGATAAAATAATTGCGCTTTGAACTTGTGATGTTGCAGTAATCTGCTTTTGAGTGTTAATCATTAATTTTCCTCAAAGTTCTGAAGCTAACGAAGTAAATTTTTGTTACTGATTTGTTGGTTTTTTTAGTTATTGGAATGGAAGTCAATAAAGTTGAATACTTTTCCCAATCCATTAATTGTTCAACCGTTTGAGGAATAaagataacttttttttttaattacttaGTTGTTGATTTTCAGTTGTTGGGATGAAAGTAAAATAATTTGATTGGTATTCACCATGATCTTACTATCCGGACCTCAATTTTTGTTCTCTAAgctttttaaatcaatttatttagAATATAATCCTAAAGCAAAATCAGCTATCCGAATAGACTCCAATTATTTAGAATTTTGAcgcgattcgcaatgtgtacaaaACATACGAGCGCGCGTCATCGCGACTTGTTCAAACTaaaattcgggggtgcatttcatgttacccgattctaatttccaacaaggtaaATAAAGTGTgtcgtgaaccgcgggtgcatttcatgtagagtGGCTTATGATGTGTTTTACATAACCTTGAGATTTCCTGAAATAGTAAAAGCAGTTTCAAAAGTTAAAATACACATAGGTTCaaaagtattttaaaatcaaataaataggccgataataacagttgagcgaccatgctaaaaccacggaactcgggaatgcctgacaccttctcccgggttaacagaattccttacccggatttctatgttcgcagaccataaataagagtcaacttccccgattcgggattttaaaccggtgacttgggacaccacaaattatcccaagtggcgactctgaatttgaataaataatcccgtttcgatcattgtcactttaagttgaaaaaaactcccttatgctcCCTTCCGGGATAGTAAAAAAATAGGTATGACATGGAGTTAGCACGCCGTATGCATCAGCATCATCATGTAATACTTTCTTCCTCCAATACATGTCggacccgtttcccgtgtgtaactATAACCTTTGAAATTTTCTTGGCTGTCGTGTATGTCACGCCGTTAATTTCTTCTCCCCTGCTTATAACATTGACGGTCCTTTTTGGAGAAATAGGTTTAAGGGGCTCCTGCTTGTTCTTCATGCAtgcttgtttacctttttcactaaacaATTCAGTAAGATATCTTTGTTTTAATAAATGGTCAACTTCACCTTGCAGCAATCTACAATCTGCCGTTTTTTGACCatgatcattatgaaactcgcaccagaaATTAGGATttcgtctatttggatttgatctATTTCTTTTGGCCACCGCACCTTATCACCCATGCTTCTTAATACTGCTACTAATTCTGATGTGCTGACATTGAAATTGTAACCGCCAAATTTTGCCTTCGAGCTTCTGTCATTATCTCGCGTCTTTCGTGCATTTCGCTCTTTCCCAAACCTTGACGATGAGCCCGACTCTCTATTTCTAGATCTATGATCATACCTTGGATTGTCTTAATTTGAACGTGAGTCTCTTCCTATTGGACCCATGTAAGGCTCGTATctatttttaccggaccttttttcagTTTCAGCATGTCTCGAACTTACCCTCTCTTCTTTTTGAGACTGGGAGatggtatcttcttctatcctcagctTCGTGTTGTATctattgtaaacatcattccaattTGTCACTGGGAATTCGCGTAGACTTTtcttgagtcgtctcgtggcttttGAACTTTTCTCATTTAAATTACTGGCAAAAGCCATAGCTGCCCAGTTATCAAGTGCGTGTGGTAACATAatcctttcacgctggaatctgtccacgaattctctaagcagttctgaatctccttgctttattttgaatatatcttccattctttttttgattttttgagctcccgaatgtgctttgataaatgaatatgcaagctcagcaaaagaatgtatagaattttcgggcaaaagagaataccatgttaaagctcccttagtgagtgtttcacTGAATGTTTTGACCaacactgattcaatttcttgtttggttaaaTTGTTTCCATTCACGCCAGTTGTGAATGCAATCACGTGATTTCGTGGATCAgttgtgtcatcatattttggaatGTCGGGCATCTTGAATTTCTTCGGAATCGGCAGAGGAGCAGCACtgggcttccaaggttgttgtgaatatttatccatatctattCCCTTGATTACAGGCGGTACTCccggtatttgctctatgcgatcgctttgctccttgagctgtttctgcaaggttaatactaaattttgtaaatcagaattaactatGTTACCCAATTCTCTATCATGAGACTCACTGGGAGTTCCACCACTGCCTGAATTAACGAGTCTAGAACGTGGGTTTTCCAAAGTATTACTATTCGGAGTTGGTGTTGGAGGTGCAACCGGCAACTGACTGGTAAAATCCTGGAGAGCGTTATTTACCTGTTGAGCAATTAATTTCTTCATAGCGTCATCGAGTGCTTGTTCGCAACTCTGTCATTTTAATTTGCTTCAAATCCGTCTGGAGTCCCCTCTCGTGATTGTCGCTGAGAATGGTGTGGCGAAGGAGGTGGAGTTCTGTCATCCGCATCATTCACTTGATGATGTGGATCTTGAGGTGGTAaattgtgttggttattgtcgttgacaTTCGACATGGTCGTTTTTTATGAAAGAATTGATTTGGAAAGCAGATGATTATCACACACTAGAGGTCCCCGGTAACGataccaatttgtttaaccaaataTAGGGATTTCGATCATATCTTAATTTTAGAAAAActtgggttactgataatcaaatataaATAGAAAATAATTGATGTAAATAATAACTGAATAGAAAGTAAAGTAAATTAGTATATTTcgatagtatttcgtgtccttacaaatgttcaGCCCTCACCTCTTATAGCTATCTCTAAGTAATACGTTTTGTTTCTCTTATAATAGAGTCTTTATGGACAATTAATAGCATTTAACGTAACGTTACTATTGGTAATCATAACTGATTCAATACAGATTCCATAACGTTTTCCGTAATTAATGCCTATTAATTACCGATAATACGTATCTATACCCTTTTGCTATTTAGGTTCATCCTTTTGATGTGACTTCTGAATATCAATAGGTTTGAGTGCCTTTCCTTTTTGTCTTCCTTGAATCTTTGTTCGTACCTGTTGAAGCTCGTGCCTCTTCAACTATCCTTTGCCAACTATCATTCTTTTACCAGTTCACATGTCATGACATGTTACCTAATAATTAATTCTTTACATGaacttaatttttcccaatacatacCCACTTTTAATAAAGGTTTTActtgtacccattttttaaacaacttcagacctctttttcctcctcctccaccttcattttcttcttctcctccttcttctccttcttcttcggtGACAATGATTTTATATGGTGGTTGTGAAcatattttaatatagtttatgATATTTTACAATGGTGAGCTATTATGAcgctttattttttattattgcttaagatttcttcttcttctttttcttaattgCAATATGGATCCATTggatttattgttgttttgacaATTTGACAATTGGGGTTTGTTCCTGATAATATTTGGAGGTTATATTTCAAATTTGAGCttatttggagtagatttaggtattAAATCGTATATTGGATTGTTATAATTCGAAGAACAAATTTCTGTTTCTGGGCAATTTGCACTTCAGGCCTATTTTCCCTTAAGTGCATAAAAATgttggttgcacttcagaccttttggccttaagtgcatcttaAGTGTaaattttcacttcagacttattggccttaagtgaaTGAAAACGTTTGTTGTACTTCAGACTTTTTAGCCTTAAGTGTGCATCTAAAATGCaaattttcacttcagacttattggccttaagtaaatgaaaacgtttgttgcacttcagacattttggccttaagtgcatctgaagtgcaaattttcacttcagacttattggccttaagtgaatgaaaacgtttgttgcacttcagagtttttggccttaagtgcatctgaagtgtaaTTTTTTATTCAGACTTATTGgtcttaagtgcatctgaagtgcaatttttcacaTTAGACTTATTaccttaagtgcatgaaaccatTGGTTGCACTTCAAACCTATCCGGTCTTAAGTGCAtttgaagtgcaattttttcacttctgactaattttttttaacttcagACCCGATAAGTCTGAAGTTAATCGTAAAGTTGGTACTCTTGCAAACTTTTTTGCAAAGTAGATATAGGTTTAATTGTGACCCAAAACCGGACATAAATGCAAAAGTCCCATTTCTTTATTAGAGGGTTGACCCAGGACAATGTATTTTTCAGATTATGGGTGTGCTTGGGCCATTACTAATTTACTATCAATTGAGTAGTTGGGCAATTTTTAGATACATATAATTTTTTGTACCAACTTTGCGCATATTATGGACGTAATAGTATCCTGCACTCAATGATTTAAAAACCTCAATCGATGTAAAAATAGTACGGGCTAACCAGTTTTCGGACtaatcatttaaaaatagccagtgtttgttaagtcattgaaaaatagccactattttgctgcagcaGAAActggtctagcataatatactggagttcggtgcatctgtgtatgaacttccaggatattatgctagaactccaacacgcgaaaagttccagcataatatattggagattcgAGCACTCGTGGATGAACTTCCAGCTTATTAtactggaccgatatactttgctggaactccagtatattatgctggaattctagtatacttatgctggaactccattatattatgctggagttccagtatacttatgcaggaactccagtataatatgctggagttccagtatacttatacTAGAACTccggtataatatactggagtatttttctaattttgaacagtgtttttattcagatttatctttacatgaaaaataactaaatttcgattacttttaaaagtGTGGCTACTTTTAAAtgatcacttgtaaatctgattattttttaatttctccctcaATCGACCTCTGCCTAGCCCAACTTTTAGTTATGGACCGTCAGCAATGTAGCCAATGATGCAAGTAAATTAATGAAGTTTTAGGCTTTAGAGTCTATTCGGCCAAGTTTATGGGAGGCCTAAATatattctttttttgttttgtttagaaAAGTACTTTCTTAAAATTAAGGTATTTGACCAAGACGAATAAGTATTTTTGAATAGCAACGAAAGCTGTTTTCTGCTTTTAGAAAGAAGCTATAAATTTTAGCGTCTttcaaaagcaaaagaaaaattaaaaaattaattttttctaaGGCAGAAATATCCTTATCCTAAGTTTATATTTCTCAAATTAACACTCATTAATTAACATTTTCTTTCCTCTTTTATTTCTACCattcatttcttcttttctttatttttaccgTATTATATTCTCCTTCTAGGGATTTATGAAATAATTTTAATTTACAATGAATATTGTATTTTGAAATTGTAAGAAATAATACACCGAAAATTATATTATTGATCTACTTTAACTATAATACAAGTACCCTTATTTATAACAATGCACAATACCTACACTATTCATATTCCACATAGGACTATGCTTATTTAcacaactaactaactaacactCCTCCTCAAGCCGGTGCAtacaaatcatatgtaccgagcttgttacatatataactAATACGAGGACCCGTGAGGTacttggtgaagatatctgcaagCTGATCATTCGATTTTACAAACTTTGTAACAATATCTCCTGAAAGTATCTTTTTTCTAACGAAGTGACAATCAATCTCAATGTAtttagttctctcatggaacaccgaatttgatgcaatatgaaggGTAACTTGATTGTCACACACAAGTTCCATTTGGCGGATTCCACCaaattttaactccttcaacAACTGTTTGATCCAAACTAACTCGCATGTTGCCATAAccattgctcgatattctgcttctaCATTGGACCGAGCAACTACATTCTATTTCTTGCTCCTCCAAAACACCAAATGGCATCCCACTAAAACACAATATCCAAAAGTAAAACgcctatcagaaggtgatcctacCCAATCAGCATCTGATATCTAACGATCTGGATATTgcctcgatcctcaaacaataaTTCTTTTCTGGAGCTGACGTTATATACCGAAGAATGTGGACAattgcatcccaatgactattaCATGAAAAATCTATTAACCGACTTACAACACTCATAGAAAGGAAATATCAGGTCTAGTCACTAtgagataatttaatttaccaaccagccGCCTATATCTTGCAGGATCACTAAGCGGCTCCCTCAGTCCTGGAAGAAGTTTTGAATTCGGACCCATTGGAGTATCAACAAGTCTGCATCTTGTCATTCCTGTATCCTCAAGAATGTTTAAGGCATACTTCTATTGTGAGAACACTATTTACCttaaaaatggtaattacaattagatttaattttgtggttctaaaaatatgtgatttacttttatgctagttgttaggcaatagatgcaaAGTGTGAGCTAAGAAAAAGAGATAAGAGCTTTGAAGATAATATGTTATGCAAATCGAATGGCTAGAATCGGGGCCTCGAACTGGCCTACgtcgggcctcgaggtcgagctaaagcGCTGGACTGGGGCTGATTGGTGAAGAAATAACAGTTCTAGGAGCCTTGACGGTGTCTCTTTATGAttaatgatgagtaataaatgaataaCAATTAACAAAACGCAATAAATCAAAGTAGAGACAATGgagaatgtttaagttagagagcaaagaATGTTCTCGTATTGAATATCATATGTGcaaaaaatgacaagggtcccctttatataggaggggaatcccaataGAGTACATacgcatttattacaaagaaaaGTAGCTAGTACAACTACTTAATAGTCtggtacggacttgtactattcttgcaggcgTTGTCAGCTTTGAGCATGCGCCTTGGGAATTTCCCGCTTGTCCATGATAGCCATTGATTTATGATACCCCGAGATCGAGCATAGGGAACCCTCGGGGTCGAACATCGATCGGTGCCTCGAGCCTACTATGCTACGGAATGTTATATCGATCATATAATTAGAACGTCTGATTTTTGCCGTGTACAATCACAATACCTTAGCTAGACTAAGCGGCCTCAATACCTAAAAAATACTTTAATTTGCCTAGACCTTTAGTCTGAAAGTGTTGAAAGAGATGTTTCTTTAACTTAGTAATACTGTACTGATCATTGCTGGTAATTACAATATCTTCAACATAGACCACCAGATAAATACAAAGAATTAAAGTAGAATGCcgataaaacacagagtgatcaacttcactacgagtcatgccaaactcctaGATAAATGTGTTAAACTTACCAAAACAAGCTCGAGGAGACCgctttagaccataaagtgaccgacgcaagcgacatacaaaacaatgACAATAAACactagatttacctgaaggaagaggaacaaaCTTCCAAGTATCACTCgcatgtaaagcagacatctcgtcgatcatagctgtcacacctccttttcgcgCGCCcgtccccgaagggttaaatgcgcgggtggagtttttccaatttaagtgacaatattcgaaatgggattatttatttaattcagagtcgccacttgggaaaggtttggttttggtgtcccaagtcaccggtttatcttgaatcccaaattgaggaaattttcgacttttccaaatgaagtctgcgaaccagaaattctaagtaaggaattctgttgacccgagggaaggtgttaggcaccctcgaatcccgtggttctagcacggtcacttaaattgttataatggctaagtatctgatttaaatacaggttgtgacttatgtgcttttattaagtttaaaccgcttttattattaccatttattttatagaattgcaacgtcgtgaaaatgcatctcgaaccacgtcacagtcaatgcacccgtagttgttaatacattttgactccgttgagacttggatttgggtcacatcaatgtgcacccgattttaagaatataatttacttaaagttgcgcctaaagaatctaaacgcgttattatctttggggaaggcagtggaattcactaaacagtccgtcccaaattctaagtatttatcatgatcaattgttgagggccccgcaatttgcatttttattcggcgaggctcgtctcattattttagaagggtaccctaca
Coding sequences:
- the LOC138873798 gene encoding uncharacterized protein, giving the protein MKRVLIDPGSSVNIILLRVLNEMQTEDKLVPKAHTLSGFDNSSVVTKGEVVLTTFAEGVVKDTKFQVVEMDMAYNMILGRPWIHEMDDVPSTLHQVIKFPSQWGIHQIRGDQQTSRSINSVADSSPKNEEK